From Nicotiana tabacum cultivar K326 chromosome 15, ASM71507v2, whole genome shotgun sequence, the proteins below share one genomic window:
- the LOC107786283 gene encoding uncharacterized protein LOC107786283, whose amino-acid sequence MNMLSMACVGSSVSSSICGVGIINANRFSTRRRGVRIQAEKSMATEIAGVKVIKNPPESKLTDLGVRSWPKWGCPPSKFPWTYSAKETCYLLKGKVKVYPDGCDEVVEIGAGDLVEFPKGMSCTWDVSEQVDKHYNFE is encoded by the exons ATGAATATGCTAAGCATGGCTTGTGTGGGGAGTAGTGTAAGCAGTAGCATCTGCGGAGTGGGAATAATTAATGCCAACAGATTCAGCACCAGAAGAAGGGGAGTGAGAATACAAGCAGAAAAGAGCATGGCCACAGAGATAGCGGGAGTGAAGGTTATTAAGAACCCTCCTGAATCTAAACTCACTGACCTCGGCGTCAGATCTTGGCCCAA GTGGGGCTGTCCTCCTAGCAAATTTCCATGGACATACTCTGCCAAAGAGACATGTTACTTGCTGAAGGGAAAAGTGAAGGTTTACCCTGACGGGTGTGATGAGGTGGTTGAGATAGGCGCAGGCGACTTGGTTGAGTTCCCCAAAGGAATGAGCTGCACTTGGGATGTTTCTGAACAAGTGGACAAGCATTATAACTTTGAGTAA
- the LOC107822468 gene encoding N-terminal acetyltransferase A complex catalytic subunit NAA10: MVCIRKATIDDLLAMQACNLLCLPENYQMKYYFYHILSWPQLLYVAEDYNGKIVGYVLAKMEEETSECHGHITSLAVLRTHRKLGIATKLMTAAQNAMEQVFGAEYVSLHVRKSNRAAFKLYTETLQYKIHDMEAKYYADGEDAYDMRKQLKGKKHHQHHHHHHHHAGGCCSGEVKVVATERTAEGKKE; encoded by the exons ATGGTGTGCATACGCAAGGCGACCATAGATGATTTGCTGGCAATGCAAGCCTGCAATCTGCTTTGCCTTCCCGAAAACTACCAGATGAAGTACTACTTCTACCACATACTCTCTTGGCCGCAGCTTCTGTACGTGGCCGAGGATTACAATGGGAAGATTGTGGGCTACGTATTGGCTAAGATGGAGGAAGAAACCTCTGAGTGCCATGGACACATCACCTCCTTAGCCGTACTCAGGACTCACCGTAAACTTGGTATAGCTACTAAGCTCATGACCGCTGCTCAAAACGCCATGGAACAG GTGTTTGGGGCAGAGTATGTGTCTCTGCATGTGAGGAAGAGCAACAGGGCTGCATTTAAGTTGTACACAGAGACATTACAGTACAAGATTCACGACATGGAAGCTAAGTACTATGCTGATGGGGAAGATGCTTATGACATGAGGAAGCAATTAAAAGGCAAGAAGCACCATCAGcatcaccaccaccaccaccatcatgCTGGTGGATGTTGTTCTGGGGAGGTAAAGGTAGTAGCTACGGAGAGAACTGCAGAAGGGAAAAAGGAGTGA